GGCGGGAGCGCAACGGCGATGTTAGAGGCCGATAACGTCCAGCGGTCGGCCAGCGACTGATTCCGACAACTGCCGACATCGGGTTCCCACCAGTCCGTGAGCGACGACCTACCGACCGCCACGTTTTGGAACGATGCCTTTAAGCGCCGCGGACGGGAATCCGTGGGTATGACGACGCTCTACGACGTTCCCGCGGACGACCTCATCGACGCGGTCGCCGCAAAGCTGGAGGACCGAATCGAAGAACCCGACTGGGCCGAGTACGCCACGACCGGCGAGAGCCGCGAACTCCCGCCCGAGCAGGACGACTTCTGGTACCGACGCGCGGCCAGTCTGCTCCGAAAGGTCGCCACCGACGGTCCCGTCGGCGTCGAGCGCCTTTCGACCCAGTACGGCGACAAGAAGGGCGGCTCGAACCGCTATCAGGTCGCGCCCGAACACCGCACGGACGGGAGTCGGAACATCATCCGGACCATCCTCCAGCAGCTCGAAGGCGAAGACCTCATGGACACCGAGGGTAGCGCGGGCCGCATCGTGACCGGCGACGGTCGCAGTCTCCTCGACGACACCGCGGGCGAGGTCATGGAGGACCTCGACCGACCGGAACTCGAACGCTACGCCTAATCGACGAGCGCGAGGACACTTTTCGGCGCGTCACTGGCCGACCAAGTAGCGTCGCCGCTCCGTAATCATTTTTGGCCGCGGACCGTAACTACGAGATAACCATGAGCGAACAGCCCGACGACGAGCGACTCGAAGAACTGCGCAAGAAGAAGATGCAGGAGATGCAAGAGCAGGGCGACCAAGGCGAGGCCCAAGAGCAGGCCCAGCAACAGGCCGACGCTCAGAAACAGGCGATGCTCCGCAAGCACCTCACCGACGGCGCGCGCAAGCGCCTCAACTCCGTCCGGATGAGCAAGCCCGACTTCGCCGACCAAGTGGAGCGACAGGTTCTCGCGCTCGCCCAGAGCGGCCGGGTCAGCGGCAAGATAGACGAAGACAAGATGAAGGAACTGCTCCGCGAACTCAAGCCCGATTCGAAGAGCTTCAACATCCGGCGTCGGTGAGATGGACCTCGGGCTACTCTACAGCGGCGGGAAAGACTCGACGCTGGCCGCGCTCCTGCTCGAAGACTTCTACGACGTGACGCTCGTCACGGCCACGTTCGGCGTGGCCGACGCGTGGGACCACGCCCGCCGGACCGCCGAGGAACTCGGCTTCGAGTTCGAGACGGTCGATCTGGACCCCGACGTGGCTGAAGAGGCCGTCGGTCAGATGGTCGAAGACGGCTACCCACGCAACGGCATCCAGCAGGTTCACCTCCACGCGCTGGAGCGAGTCGCCGAGATGGAGTTCGACGCGGTTGCCGACGGCACGCGCCGCGACGACCGTGTGCCCTCCGTCTCGCGGGCGCAGGCCCAAAGCCTCGAAGACCGCCACGGCGTCAACTACATCGTCCCGCTCGCAGGATTCGGTCGGGGAGCGGTGGACTCGCTCGTAAACGAGACGCTTGAGGTGACGACCGGGCCGAGCGAACAGATTCCGAAGGCCGACTACGAGGACGAACTCCGCGACTTGCTGGCCGACGAACACGACGAAGACGCCGTAGCGGAGGTGTTCCCCGAACACACCCAGACCTACGTTCGAGGATTCGCGCGGGCCGACGGCGACGACGCCGCGGCCGATGAGACTCCGAGGGTCGAGTCCGGCACGCCCGACGCGAAGTAAAAGTTTCAAGCGCGCGCTCGCCCAACACTTCTCCATGTACGACCGCATCAAGGGCTTCCGCGACTTCTACCCCGGCGAGATGGGCGCGCGCCGCGAGATGTTCGACGCGCTCGAATCGACCGCACGCCAGTACGGCTTCCGGGAAGTCGGGACGCCCGCCCTCGAACGGACGCAGATGTACGTCGATAAGAGCGGCGAGGAAATTGTCGAAGAGCTGTACAGCTTCGAGGACCAAGGCGGCCGCGACGTGGCGATGACGCCGGAACTCACGCCCACGGTCGCCCGGATGGTCGTGGCGAAACAGCAGGAACTCAGCAAGCCCATCAAGTGGTTCTCGTCCCGACCGTTCTGGCGCTACGAGGAACCCCAAAGCGGGCGTAAACGCGAGTTCTACCAGACCAACGTGGACATCTTCGGGTCGTCCGCGCCCGAGTCGGACGCCGAACTGCTGGCGTGTGCGGCCGACGCGCTGACCGGTCTCGGTCTCACGAGCGACGACTTCGAGTTCCGGGTCAGCCACCGCGACATCCTCGGCGGCCTGCTCGAAGCGTTCGACGCCAACGTGGACACCGAGGCCGCGATTCGCGCCGTGGACAAAAACGAGAAGGTCGGCGACGACGAGTTCTACGGGCTGTTGAACGACGCCGGACTCTCCTACGACCAAGCCCGAGAGTTCGACGACCTGCTCGACACCCCCGAAGGGGAACTGGACGACCTCGTGGCGTTCGCCGGAACCGACCGCGTCGAGAACGCGGTCGGAAACCTGACCGACGTACTGGACGCCGCGGCGGACTTCGGCGCGCGCGACTACTGCACGCTCTCGCTGGACACCGCGCGCGGACTCGACTACTACACCGGCGTCGTCTTCGAGTGCTTCGACTCGACCGGCGACGTGAACCGCTCTATTTTCGGTGGCGGTCGCTACGACGACCTCATCGAGGGCTTCGGCGGGCAACCGACTCCAGCCGTCGGGTTCGCTGTTGGCGACGCGACGCTGACACTTCTCCTGCAACGCGCTGGCGTCTGGCCCGACGAGGAACTCGCTACCGACTACTACGTCCTACAGGTCGGCGACACCCGCGACGTTGCGGCCGACATCACCCGAGAACTCCGCGGTGAGGGCCACGTCGTCGAGACCGACGTGTCCGGCCGGAGCTTCGGCGCGCAACTCGACTACGCCGACTCCATCGGCGCGGCGACGGTCGTCATCGTCGGCGAGCAGGACCTCGCGGACGGGAACGTGACGATCAAGGACATGGACTCGGGCGAGCAGACGCAGGTGCCCGTCGAGGAGTTCCCGCCCGAAGACGTTTCGCGGCCGACCTACGAGGACTTCGAGTAGGTCGCAAGTTCAACCTTTTTGGTACCCCCACGCATATTCTCGGATATGCGCGACCGTTCGGTCCAGTTCGAGAAGAAGCGACTCCTCGCGGTGCTGTCGGTACTGACCTTCGGCCTGACCTCGTTTTTCGCGGTCGTGGGTCTGGAGTTTCTGGTTCCGACGACGTTCGTCCTCGGGTTCTTCGTGGTCGTTCCGCTGGTCGCGCTCCTCGGCGATGCGCTCCCGATAGTCGAAAGCGAGACCGACGGCGTAGAGGTTGAGCGAGAATCGGCCGCTGACGGGCCGGTAGACGAACTCCGAAAGCGCTACGCGCGGGGCGAACTCACCGACGAGGAGTTCGAGCGACAACTCGAACGACTGTTGGAGACCGAAGACGTCGAGGCGACGAGGACGAGAGAGCGCGCATTCGACCGGGAGTAAGCGAACGCCGCCGAGAGAGAACGACGAGCGAGAGCGACCGGTCGGAGTCCCGATAGCCACGGCTACCGCTGTGGCGAACAGACGGCACGGACCGCCCGCGAGGAGGGCTGCCGTACTCCCGCTGGTCTCCCCGCGGCGACGTTCAGGTCACGGGTTGGGTTGGTCCCGCCTTCCGGTGTAAACGTTCGTGCGGCGACGGCGACCGTTCCGCCGATTTAAATACGTCGGCGATAGACGACGAACCGATGCGCGCGTTTCGAGTCGCCTACGACGGCCGCCCGTTTCGCGGGTTCCAGCGCCAACCCGACGTGCCGACCGTCGAGGACGCGATTTTCGACGCGGCGAACGCGCTCGGCGTCGCCGACGGGAAACCGGAGGGGTACGCTGCGGCGGGGCGAACCGACGCCGGAGTGTCGGCGGTGGCCCAGACCGTCGCGTTCGACTGCCCCGATTGGCTGACGCCCGCCGCGCTGAACAGCGAACTCCCCGCGAGCGTCCGGGCGTGGGCGAGTGCCGACGCGCCCGCGGCGTTCCACGCGACCCACGACGCCGAGTCGCGGGCGTACGTCTATCACTGCTACGCGCCCAACGCCGATTTCGGTCGGGCCGAGGACGCTCTCGCGGAACTCCGGGGAGAGAACGACTTTCACAATCTGACGCCCGACGACGAGAATACGGTCCGGGACCTGCACGGGGAGGTCCGGCGGGAGGGAGCGTATCTGGTCGTCACCCTGCGAGCGGGCGGGTTCGTCCGCGAGATGGTCCGCCGCGTGGTCTCGCTCGTCCGGGCGATAGCGACCGGCGACGCGCCGGTGGCGAAAGTCGAGCGTGTGTTGGGTCCCGAAAAAATCGACGGTCCAGAGGGCGTCGCGCCCGCTCCCGCGTATCCCCTCGTGCTGGTCGATGCCCGGTATCCGGCGCTCGACTTCGCGGTGGACGAGGACGCCGCCGCGAGCGCGCGCGAGATTTTCGAGGGGTTGCGCGAGGAGCGCACGACGGGCGCGCGAGTGGCGAACGAAATCACCCGGCGACTGTGACCGTCGTCTCGCTACTCCCACCCGTCAAGCCAGATACCGGCCGCCTTCAGCCCTCCTCGTAGTCGCCAGCGCGCTCGAACCCCGCGGCCACGAGGTCGGCCGCCCGACGCTCGCCCGGTGACCCGCCCATCCGGTCGCCGATTTCGGTCAGTTTCGCCAGGAACTCCCACGGGGAGTCGTCGCGCCAGGCCTCGCCGAGAGCGGCCGCTGTCTGGGGGTTCATGGTCGAGGAGTGCGGTCCCCGACGGTGAAAAGCCTCGGGCTAAGTGGTCTCGATTGCGGGGTTCGACGGTGAACATCCGCGAGAGGAGTGTAACTGCGAATCTCCGTCTGGAGGGGTAGGTTCGATAGAGCTAGCTTCAGGCGTGAGCCAATCAGACCGCTAGACCGACCGTACGCGCCAGATTGTGGCTGTAGACGAGCGCGGAATCGCGGCCGTCCGGGCGCGGACCCCTTGCGAACTGTCGGAACACGCATTCGGAATGACAAAGGCTTACATCCGCCGTTTCCTAACGGAGTGATATGAGTTCGGTTCCCGAACGGTCGGAGATAGACACCGAGTACAAGTGGGATTTAGAGAGCATCTACGCGAGCGACGACGAGTGGGAGTCGGCCTACGAGGAGGTCGAGGACCGCCTCGACGAGTTGTCCGCCTACGAGGGGCAGGTCACCGACGACGGCGAGACCCTGCTTTCGGTCCTCGAACTCCGAGAGGATATCTCCCGAACCGTCGAGAAAATCGCCAACTACGCCCGGATGCGCAAAGACGAAGACACCGCCGACCAGCACTATCAGGCGCTGGCCTCGCGCGGGATGTCGCTGGCCTCGGAGGCCAACAGCGCGAGCAGTTTCGTCGAACCCGAGATTCAGAGTCTCGAC
This genomic stretch from Halorussus pelagicus harbors:
- a CDS encoding 30S ribosomal protein S19e; the protein is MTTLYDVPADDLIDAVAAKLEDRIEEPDWAEYATTGESRELPPEQDDFWYRRAASLLRKVATDGPVGVERLSTQYGDKKGGSNRYQVAPEHRTDGSRNIIRTILQQLEGEDLMDTEGSAGRIVTGDGRSLLDDTAGEVMEDLDRPELERYA
- a CDS encoding DNA-binding protein, whose protein sequence is MSEQPDDERLEELRKKKMQEMQEQGDQGEAQEQAQQQADAQKQAMLRKHLTDGARKRLNSVRMSKPDFADQVERQVLALAQSGRVSGKIDEDKMKELLRELKPDSKSFNIRRR
- the hisS gene encoding histidine--tRNA ligase, which encodes MYDRIKGFRDFYPGEMGARREMFDALESTARQYGFREVGTPALERTQMYVDKSGEEIVEELYSFEDQGGRDVAMTPELTPTVARMVVAKQQELSKPIKWFSSRPFWRYEEPQSGRKREFYQTNVDIFGSSAPESDAELLACAADALTGLGLTSDDFEFRVSHRDILGGLLEAFDANVDTEAAIRAVDKNEKVGDDEFYGLLNDAGLSYDQAREFDDLLDTPEGELDDLVAFAGTDRVENAVGNLTDVLDAAADFGARDYCTLSLDTARGLDYYTGVVFECFDSTGDVNRSIFGGGRYDDLIEGFGGQPTPAVGFAVGDATLTLLLQRAGVWPDEELATDYYVLQVGDTRDVAADITRELRGEGHVVETDVSGRSFGAQLDYADSIGAATVVIVGEQDLADGNVTIKDMDSGEQTQVPVEEFPPEDVSRPTYEDFE
- a CDS encoding SHOCT domain-containing protein encodes the protein MRDRSVQFEKKRLLAVLSVLTFGLTSFFAVVGLEFLVPTTFVLGFFVVVPLVALLGDALPIVESETDGVEVERESAADGPVDELRKRYARGELTDEEFERQLERLLETEDVEATRTRERAFDRE
- the truA gene encoding tRNA pseudouridine(38-40) synthase TruA codes for the protein MRAFRVAYDGRPFRGFQRQPDVPTVEDAIFDAANALGVADGKPEGYAAAGRTDAGVSAVAQTVAFDCPDWLTPAALNSELPASVRAWASADAPAAFHATHDAESRAYVYHCYAPNADFGRAEDALAELRGENDFHNLTPDDENTVRDLHGEVRREGAYLVVTLRAGGFVREMVRRVVSLVRAIATGDAPVAKVERVLGPEKIDGPEGVAPAPAYPLVLVDARYPALDFAVDEDAAASAREIFEGLREERTTGARVANEITRRL